One Dysidea avara chromosome 7, odDysAvar1.4, whole genome shotgun sequence genomic region harbors:
- the LOC136261030 gene encoding contactin-4-like has product MALQLPVDEMVWGLMVVLLTLVQYGKTHSSCPSYDLQLDPSIGNYHVQPNPVEFTEKPKDLVFFNGGTVSLYCETNCIQLASQWNSSCAVAFLYNGIHLDYHFYAIPYDHTLSSLNWIGRRKLTIFNASDSAVGKYQCVTDTSEFHSLFTDKILGKPVHVQMAALEPLGEEVQVVTVPEGGSVELPCMRGVYPSPDNIKWWRNDTNCDLLQCLDGIQISPSRGSLMLSNVTANISGDAFKCKIGWKDHDNTYNVSYQIFINGTERNTSAKLSFIETFIPSIVALDATVDGITEGHNATYYKEDMLLDLPQVSTNYKVNVTIVCSFTGHPRPQVKWLLNGDNISSCVNVTNVTEGNASTLHLMMFDPRPYMGSYQCVVVNEAGYVSRTTRILPKGWANPPATSSTINTTPDGNLVINLNWGPPEYTGGEPVEYYRVTFTDLENSRNNRVLASVTSDTSILFEDIEFVRGRYFVLFAISVLDIRGHERSDSSKITFSHLPSPLQPEISNIDCTEKNAIVEWINRYHDDRNTIWGYCVHHYCTTVNDVVTGEICVPELRRGYFDPSQQLSIPDLPLKGNCSFRVSVLLDGNDYKWSNNKSCSRNLAESVIVVDLMDQTQVEGYSVSFSCQATGEPVPTISWYFNDVPVNMSNKHNISIITVNMTSINSILIVKGVGSSDVGTYTCNATNILSTDISSGVLSVNASLSPTIIEPVEGETLNINEGGNITCRATGYPVPHIVWLDTNGHEVNTKRLVTIVMATSTGNVSIVSVSMIEVMRGDSGVYTCLATNPVGDDISTINVNIQFISKSQSSTTKASGVGIWAGIVGGLLLIIFVVVIVIMLLWKRSRKTVTNVKDNSTGKLNAKEQKLLDDTIL; this is encoded by the exons ATGGCACTGCAACTACCAGTAGATGAAATGGTCTGGGGATTAATGGTTGTGTTGTTAACTCTCGTTCAGTATGGAAAGACACATTCGTCCTGCCCCAGCTATGATTTGCAGCTAGATCCGAGCATAG GAAATTATCACGTACAGCCAAACCCTGTGGAGTTCACAGAGAAACCAAAGGATTTAGTATTCTTTAATGGTGGTACTGTTTCACTTTATTGTGAGACAAACTGTATACAGTTAGCATCACAGTGGAATTCATCATGTGCTGTAGCATTCCTATATAATGGAATTCATTTGGATTATCACTTTTATGCCATTCCATATGATCACACTTTATCTTCACTTAATTGGATTGGCAGACGAAAGCTTACCATCTTCAATGCTAGTGATAGTGCTGTTGGCAAATACCAGTGTGTTACTGACACATCAGAATTCCATTCTTtgttcactgataaaatacttgGAAAGCCAGTACATGTTCAGATGGCAG CACTAGAACCACTTGGTGAAGAAGTACAGGTTGTGACTGTACCTGAAGGAGGAAGCGTGGAGTTACCATGTATGAGAGGAGTATATCCTAGTCCTGACAACATTAAGTGGTGGAGGAATGATACTAATTGTGATTTACTACAGTGTCTG GATGGTATTCAGATATCACCATCCAGGGGTAGTTTGATGTTGTCAAATGTTACTGCTAACATATCTGGTGATGCGTTTAAATGTAAGATTGGTTGGAAGGATCATGACAATACTTACAATGTCTCCTACCAAATATTTATCAATGGGACAGAAA GAAATACTTCAGCAAAATTGAGCTTTATAGAGACCTTTA TACCATCCATTGTGGCTCTTGATGCAACCGTAGATGGTATTACTGAAGGTCACAATGCTACCTACTATAAAGAAGATATGTTGCTGGATCTACCACAAGTGTCCACTAACTACAAAGTGAATGTTACCATTGTTTGTAGTTTTACTGGTCATCCCAGACCACAAGTGAAGTGGTTACTAAATGGAGACAACATATCGTCATGTGTCAATGTGACAAATGTTACTGAAGGGAACGCATCTACTCTTCATTTAATGATGTTTGATCCTCGACCTTACATGGGCTCCTATCAATGTGTGGTAGTCAATGAAGCTGGGTATGTTAGTAGGACAACAAGGATCTTACCAAAAG GATGGGCTAATCCACCTGCTACTTCATCTACAATTAATACTACTCCTGATGGTAATTTAGTGATCAATTTGAACTGGGGACCTCCCGAGTACACAGGAGGAGAACCAGTAGAGTATTACAGGGTGACCTTCACAGATCTTGAGAA TTCTAGGAACAACAGAGTGCTTGCCAGTGTCACTAGTGACACATCAATATTGTTTGAAGATATTGAATTTGTAAGAGGACGATATTTTGTACTGTTTGCAATTTCTGTTTTGGATATCCGTGGGCACGAGAGGAGCGACAGCTCTAAAATTACTTTTTCACATCTAC CATCACCCCTACAACCAGAAATCAGCAATATAGACTGCACAGAGAAGAATGCTATAGTAGAATGGATTAATCGTTATCATGATGATAGAAATACCATCTGGGGTTACTGTGTCCATCACTACTGTACGACTGTCAATGATGTTGTAACTGGTGAAATA TGTGTACCTGAATTGAGGAGGGGTTATTTTGACCCAAGCCAACAGCTATCTATACCTGATCTACCACTGAAGGGCAACTGTAGTTTCAGAGTATCAGTTTTGTTAGATGGAAATGATTATAAGTGGAGCAACAATAAAAGTTGTAGCAGAAATTTAGCTGAGTCAG TTATTGTTGTTGATTTGATGGATCAAACACAAGTTGAGGGATATTCAGTCAGTTTCAGTTGTCAGGCAACCGGTGAACCAGTTCCTACCATTAGTTGGTACTTCAATGATGTACCAGTGAATATGTCCAACAAACACAACATATCAATAATAACAGTAAATATGACCAGTATCAATAGTATTTTAATAGTGAAGGGTGTGGGATCATCTGATGTGGGTACCTACACATGTAATGCTACTAACATATTATCAACTGATATCAGTTCTGGAGTTCTATCAGTCAACG CGTCATTGTCACCTACTATCATTGAACCAGTAGAAGGAGAAACCCTTAACATCAATGAAGGTGGTAACATCACATGTAGAGCTACAGGTTATCCTGTACCACATATTGTATGGCTGGACACTAATGGACATGAAGTTAACACAAAGAGACTAGTAACTATTGTAATGGCTACAAGTACTGGTAATGTGTCGATTGTGAGTGTATCAATGATTGAAGTTATGAGAGGAGACAGTGGAGTGTACACGTGCTTAGCTACTAATCCTGTTGGTGATGATATCAGCACTATCAATGTTAATATACAAT TCAtttccaaatcacaatcatcaacaACAAAGGCATCAG GCGTTGGAATCTGGGCTGGTATTGTTGGTGGTTTACTACTGATCATCTTTGTTGTTGTAATAGTCATTATGCTGTTGTGGAAGAG GAGTAGAAAGACTGTGACAAATGTGAAAGACAACTCTACAG GAAAATTAAATGCTAAAGAACAGAAGCTACTTGATGATACCATCCTCTAG
- the LOC136260955 gene encoding uncharacterized protein: MAVSYEINYKDILRDVYDSEELKIDSQRSKSIAKVIDQLCVSENTAFSDLFSLVSKEVEQKRKEPAAIRNSFQACYMYQAERLPVVLQQLGKEQQGSMNDSLLWQMIIERLFMGGNVEQSVEELSGDQREFSVIEENAIYHAAGYVIRKLIKKFRRNGGENAYMDTAILLHMIGEGTVGDVPDSTDSFLDYVKVWTNNIDRGGLSHASNDAQIFCCFGNCFLPPSEEWRTQG; the protein is encoded by the exons ATGGCGGTAAGCTATGAAATAAATTACAAAGATATTTTACGGGATGTTTATGATTCTGAGGAGCTGAAGATTGATTCCCAAAGAAGCAAAAGTATCGCGAAagttattgatcagttgtgcgtGAGTGAGAACACCGCCTTCAGCGACCTGTTCAGCTTAGTTAGCAAGGAAGTAGAACAGAAAAGGAAGGAACCAGCTGCTATCCGTAATTCGTTTCAGGCTTGCTATATGTATCAGGCTGAAAGATTACCTGTTGTGCTGCAGCAGCTTGGGAAGGAGCAACAGGGCAGTATGAATGACTCTTTACTGTGGCAG ATGATTATTGAGAGGCTGTTTATGGGTGGCAACGTGGAGCAATCAGTTGAAGAATTGTCTGGTGACCAACGGGAATTTTCGGTAATTGAAGAAAACGCTATATACCATGCTGCTGGATACGTCATCAGAAAGTTGATTAAGAAGTTCAGGAGGAACGGTGGTGAAAATGCATATATGGATACTGCTATATTGTTGCACATGATTGGTGAGGGCACTGTTGGAGATGTGCCTGATAGTACTGACTCATTCCTTGATTACGTAAAGGTATGGACAAACAATATTGACAGAGGAGGATTGAGCCATGCTTCCAATGATGCACAGATTTTTTGTTGCTTTGGAAACTGCTTTTTACCACCTTCTGAAGAGTGGCGAACCCAAGGATAA
- the LOC136262146 gene encoding carnitine O-palmitoyltransferase 1, liver isoform-like translates to MAEAHQAVAFQFSVTEEGQLKFNYNLDGVKSLLQSVWLSARQRYIQFRNALLKGVFPASPVSLLMIASLLVAAGYSGRFDVVGFCDYYLSLIPWTDIFGSTLRWICLLCFISFALWVLLAYCLQQFLKLLLMYHGYMFEQHGRTSMLTVIWQIMVRVVSSQTVGKPKLYSYQRSLPHLPVPALKDTCRRYLSSVKALLSDEEYKEMENLVEEFQNTCGKKLQCYLWLKSWWATNYVTDWWTQYVYLAGRSSIMINSNYYATDCRALLTNLPAARIAMLTSNGFKLKYQIKTGSLKPLMGQGLVPLCSTQYKDLFGTTRIPGKKMDKLQLSDTNHVAVYCKGRWYTVSVMYHNKLLSLRELEQQFQYILDDDREVLPGEEHIMALTSLKRDEWAEHRENFFSAGKNKASLSAIETAAFMIVFEDHEEEIPDGVDNDKMSSYCKDLLCGRGWTRYFDKSFSLICYSNSHIGINAEHSWADAPIIGYLLEYCSVKEFAIGFDEDGHCFGATNADLPSPKCLSWELNEKCVQVINEAVKFAQEKINDVDLYMMEYEDYGKGVIKKCKISPDAFLQMALQLAYYKDSGMIKQCLTYEASMTRLFRDGRTETVRSATVESAKFVRAMCDKDCPNEKKKELLHTATTKHQNLYRMAMIGEGIDRHLFCLYVMSRYCEIESPFLNKVLSEPWRLSTSQTPTQQLGKIDYNSNPKRATSGGGFGPVAEDGYGVSYIVSGDYKFYFHVSSYKSSPKTDSIRFANQIANSLKEMKALFDK, encoded by the exons ATGGCGGAGGCTCATCAGGCCGTGGCATTTCAGTTCTCTGTGACGGAAGAAGGACAGTTGAAGTTTAACTATAACTTGGATGGGGTTAAATCGTTGCTTCAATCTGTGTGGTTGTCAGCCCGCCAGCGTTACATCCAGTTTCGTAATGCACTGCTGAAAGGTGTGTTCCCAGCATCCCCAGTGTCCCTGCTTATGATAGCGTCCCTACTCGTGGCTGCTGGATACTCTGGCAGATTTGATGTGGTGGGGTTTTGTGATTACTATCTTTCCTTGATTCCTTG GACGGACATTTTTGGTTCAACATTGAGATGGATATGTTTGCTCTGTTTCATATCGTTTGCATTGTGGGTGCTGTTAGCTTATTGTCTGCAGCAGTTTCTCAAGTTACTGCTGATGTATCATGGGTATATGTTTGAACAGCATGG gcGTACTTCAATGTTGACTGTGATATGGCAG ATCATGGTCAGAGTGGTATCCAGTCAAACAGTTGGCAAGCCAAAGTTGTATAGCTACCAGCGATCACTGCCTCATCTGCCTGTACCAGCATTGAAGGACACATGCAGAAGG TACTTGTCATCAGTTAAAGCATTGCTAAGTGATGAGGAATACAAGGAAATGGAGAACCTTGTTGAAGAGTTTCAG AACACTTGTGGGAAGAAGCTGCAGTGCTACTTGTGGCTTAAGTCTTGGTGGGCTACAAATTATGTCACAGACTGGTGGACACAGTATGTCTACCTGGCAGGAAGGTCCTCCATCATGATTAACAGTAACTATTATGCTACG GATTGTCGTGCCTTGCTCACCAACCTGCCAGCTGCCAGGATTGCTATGCTGACCAGTAATGGCTTTAAGTTGAAGTACCAGATCAAGACCGGGTCACTGAAGCCACTAATGGGACAAGGACTTGTACCACTCTGCTCTACCCAGTACAAGGATTTGTTTGGTACCACCAGAATACCTGGCAAGAAAATGG ACAAGCTGCAGTTGAGTGACACTAATCATGTTGCGGTCTACTGTAAAGGACGCTGGTACACTGTTTCTGTCATGTACCACAACAAGCTGCTCTCACTAAGGGAATTAGAACA ACAATTCCAGTACATTTTGGATGACGATCGTGAAGTCTTACCTGGTGAAGAACACATCATGGCACTGACCTCACTGAAAAG GGATGAATGGGCTGAACACCGAGAAAACTTCTTCAGTGCTGGCAAGAACAAGGCTAGCCTGTCAGCAATTGAGACTGCAGCGTTCATGATTGTTTTTGAGGACCATGAAGAAGAGATTCCTGATGGGGTGGATAATGATAAAATGTCATCCTATTGTAAGGACCTCTTGTGCGGCCGAGGCTGGACCCGATATTTTGACAAATCATTTTCCCTGATATGCTACTCTAATTCCCACATTGGCATAAATGCTGAACACTCATG GGCTGATGCTCCGATCATTGGTTACTTACTGGAGTACTGTTCTGTAAAGGAGTTTGCAATTGGATTTGATGAGGATGGCCACTGCTTTGGGGCCACCAATGCTGATTTGCCCAGTCCAAAATGTCTCTCTTGGGAGCTCAACGAAAAG TGTGTACAAGTTATCAATGAAGCAGTGAAGTTTGCTCAGGAGAAGATCAATGATGTTGACCTTTACATGATGGAATATGAAGACTATGGTAAAGGAGTCATCAAGAAGTGTAAGATAAG CCCAGATGCATTCTTACAGATGGCACTTCAGTTGGCTTACTATAAG GACTCTGGGATGATTAAACAGTGTTTGACATATGAAGCATCTATGACAAGACTGTTTAGGGATGGACGGACAGAGACTGTACGTTCTGCCACTGTAGAGTCTGCAAAATTTGTGAGGGCAATGTGTGATAAAGACTGCCCA AATGAGAAGAAGAAGGAATTGCTACACACAGCCACAACTAAACATCAAAACTTGTACAGGATGGCTATGATTGGAGAAG GAATCGATCGTCATCTTTTCTGCCTCTATGTAATGTCAAGGTACTGTGAGATTGAGTCTCCATTTCTTAATAAG GTGTTGAGTGAGCCATGGAGATTGTCAACCAGTCAGACACCCACACAACAACTTGGAAAGATTGACTACAACAGTAATCCCAAGAGGGCAACTTCAGGAGGAGGATTTGGACCA GTTGCTGAAGATGGCTATGGAGTATCATACATTGTCTCTGGAGATTATAAGTTTTATTTCCATGTATCAAGCTACAAGAGTTCACCTAAGACT GATTCCATCAGATTTGCAAACCAGATTGCCAATAGCTTGAAGGAGATGAAGGCTCTGTTTGATAAATGA